From uncultured Bacteroides sp., a single genomic window includes:
- a CDS encoding IS30 family transposase has translation MKHLTQEQRYEISAYLHSGKSKSEIASLVKVHKSTIGREIIRNSYGSWHQYMPREAQKKADLRKKCRPGKVVFTQEMKALAKDLLIEFNYSPEQISGRCKLQSIPMVSHEILYQWIWKDKRQKGRLYKYLRRRGRKNKKRGSEYNSRGILKNRRTIDQRPAIVEERKRFGDFEIDSIIGKNKKSALMTINDRLTGRLWIRKLKGRDPKSMADTAIKCLTSFKGKIFTITSDNGFEFAFHKKIETKLRINFYFAKPYHSWERGANENINGLVRQYFPKGTDFSEVTEKQVEIVENLINSRPRKRLGYYTPMEFINTLKKHRRELRL, from the coding sequence ATGAAACATTTAACCCAAGAACAAAGATATGAAATTTCTGCATATCTTCACAGTGGAAAAAGTAAAAGTGAGATAGCCTCTCTTGTAAAGGTTCATAAAAGTACCATAGGCCGTGAAATCATTCGTAATTCTTATGGCTCCTGGCATCAGTACATGCCCCGTGAAGCTCAAAAGAAAGCTGACTTAAGAAAGAAATGTCGCCCTGGGAAAGTAGTCTTTACCCAAGAAATGAAGGCTCTTGCAAAGGATCTGCTAATAGAATTTAATTATAGTCCGGAACAGATATCAGGTCGGTGCAAATTACAGTCGATTCCCATGGTTTCTCATGAAATACTTTATCAATGGATCTGGAAAGATAAACGTCAGAAAGGACGCCTTTATAAATATTTGCGCCGAAGAGGGCGAAAAAACAAAAAACGCGGCTCTGAATATAATAGTAGAGGGATACTTAAAAATCGCAGAACTATTGATCAAAGACCTGCCATTGTAGAGGAACGCAAAAGGTTTGGTGATTTTGAAATAGATTCTATAATTGGAAAGAATAAAAAGAGTGCACTAATGACCATTAATGATAGGCTTACCGGACGCTTATGGATACGCAAACTTAAGGGGCGTGATCCAAAATCAATGGCAGATACGGCTATTAAATGTTTAACATCATTTAAAGGGAAAATCTTCACTATAACCTCGGATAATGGGTTTGAGTTTGCTTTTCATAAAAAAATAGAAACAAAATTGAGAATTAATTTCTATTTTGCCAAACCCTATCATTCTTGGGAAAGAGGAGCAAATGAAAATATAAATGGATTAGTCAGGCAATACTTTCCTAAGGGGACAGACTTTAGTGAAGTAACTGAAAAACAGGTAGAAATAGTAGAAAATTTAATTAATTCAAGACCGAGAAAAAGGTTGGGATATTATACCCCAATGGAGTTTATTAATACATTAAAAAAACATAGGAGAGAGTTGCGTTTATAA
- a CDS encoding S28 family serine protease — translation MKKQNFRFMLFLLLLLPSLLLNAAQGDLKNKLEALPGASGVEPLKSTQYSEKYTMMFEHPLDYKHPQAGKFLQRVIVSHVGYDRPTVIVTEGYWADYATRENYVEELSNLLKTNVVFVEYRYFGKSMPNPCNWDYLTVENSLNDLHQVRNALKSIYPGKWISTGISKGGQTTLFYRAYFPDDVDISVPYVAPLNRSVEDGRHEPFIENKVSTAENRKKVKDFQLEVLKRKAQLMPLFRKHCEEKKYAFRAPEDDIFDYCVMEYAFGFWQWGTPMEKIPALTASNEQIFNHFIAMIEPDYFSKQTPYTSFNVQAAHELGYYGYDMKPFRKYMSLKTTKDYLRRLMLPDELRNICFDKTLYNNTMKFLKKNDPKMIFIYGGIDPWGASGCTWIKGKQNIKVYVQPDGSHRTRIGTMKPEVQKVIIDRLKLWLSE, via the coding sequence ATGAAAAAGCAAAATTTCCGTTTCATGTTATTTCTCCTCTTGTTGTTGCCTTCGTTGCTATTGAACGCTGCGCAGGGAGATCTGAAAAATAAGTTGGAGGCATTGCCCGGAGCAAGTGGAGTAGAACCTCTGAAAAGTACACAGTACAGTGAAAAATATACTATGATGTTTGAACATCCACTGGATTATAAACATCCTCAGGCTGGTAAATTTCTTCAGCGGGTAATCGTTAGCCATGTTGGTTACGACCGCCCTACAGTGATTGTTACCGAAGGCTACTGGGCCGATTATGCAACCCGGGAAAACTATGTTGAAGAACTATCCAATTTGTTGAAAACGAATGTTGTATTCGTGGAATATCGTTATTTTGGAAAATCTATGCCCAATCCCTGTAACTGGGATTACCTGACGGTAGAGAATTCACTTAATGATCTTCATCAGGTGCGAAATGCACTGAAAAGTATCTATCCTGGCAAATGGATATCAACAGGTATAAGCAAGGGTGGGCAGACCACACTTTTCTACCGTGCTTATTTTCCTGATGATGTAGATATCTCTGTTCCATATGTTGCTCCCCTGAACCGTTCAGTAGAGGATGGTCGCCATGAACCGTTTATTGAGAATAAAGTTTCTACAGCTGAAAACCGTAAGAAAGTAAAAGACTTCCAATTGGAAGTTCTGAAACGCAAGGCTCAGCTGATGCCGTTGTTTCGTAAACATTGCGAGGAGAAGAAGTATGCTTTCAGAGCCCCAGAGGACGATATATTCGATTATTGCGTGATGGAGTATGCATTTGGCTTCTGGCAATGGGGCACACCGATGGAAAAGATCCCTGCGCTTACAGCCAGCAATGAGCAAATCTTTAATCATTTTATAGCAATGATTGAACCTGATTATTTCTCAAAACAAACTCCTTATACATCGTTTAATGTGCAGGCTGCCCATGAGCTGGGTTACTATGGCTATGACATGAAACCTTTTCGTAAATATATGTCTTTGAAGACTACTAAAGATTATCTTCGTCGACTGATGTTGCCGGATGAATTAAGAAATATTTGTTTTGATAAGACTTTGTATAACAACACAATGAAGTTTCTGAAAAAGAACGATCCTAAGATGATCTTTATCTATGGAGGAATTGATCCATGGGGTGCGTCAGGTTGTACCTGGATTAAAGGCAAGCAGAATATTAAAGTTTACGTTCAGCCCGATGGCTCTCACAGAACTCGTATCGGCACAATGAA